In Dunckerocampus dactyliophorus isolate RoL2022-P2 chromosome 21, RoL_Ddac_1.1, whole genome shotgun sequence, the sequence acaagtgcagacaGTGTATATGACAGAAAGGTGGATAAAGTTCACAATGTATGTCCATGCCACATGTCATTTTCTTCTACAATATTCATGTTTGTAATCATAAATTACCTTGCCAGCCTGTTTAGTGACCTCCACGCAGTGCTCCATGCACTCCTGCCAAGGATCACTCATTGTTCACAGGAAGAAGACGATACACAAATCCAACAAAATGACTCCCTAGGAGACAAACAAAACCTTGTGTAAACACACGCTGTCACATGATGACAGGCTGTGATAAGAGCCTGCAAGGAGAATAGCGTATCGAATGAGACAAAAGCAGGACAAACCTGTCAGGTCACTGCAAGCTGCTGCCTGGAGGGGTGGTGCGTTCAAGTGCACACCACAGTTGTGAGGCCACCTGGTGGGCGTTAGAAAAGTGTCAACAGTCTCATTCATACTTAAGTGAAACGATTATTATAAAAACTATCGCCTGTACAAACACATTACACAGAATAATTTAGACATTGGTCGGCAAAAAAGTCTTTAGTGTGTGTTACAACGGATGACATTTCTAACGCGTCATTCAGTCACTCTTACTTTATGACTTTGACAACTTCCGCTTTAGCGGCTAACGTTAACGAGGTAGCCACTTTGACAACTTCCGCCTTGGCCGCTAGCACTAGCCAGCGAACTAGCCAGCTAGCAGTCAGTCGGAGTGTGTCAccggaggaaaaacagccaaatGAACGCCTGAAGAGCTTAACGATAACAACACAATCCCAGATATTAAATGAATTTAAACATAAAACCATTTGCTCTACCAGACGGTAGTGTTTGACTTGTACCTAGTAGGGTTTTTATCCAAACAGACGAGTGGGTTGGACGAAAGATCTCTGAGTGATCAGTTTGTATCACGTGATTTCGATATGGATTTTCATTGGTAGGACCGCTGTCACATTTTccggttgtttttttatttttatctttttactgtatttctacAGCAGAAATAGGACTGACTGTTCAAATATTTACTGTTCAAAAAAGTGTGTATTAAATTCTGAAACTCttctattaaattatattagGGAATATTTTCACTGGAAAACGTTTCTATAGCGAATGAAAAACGAAAGGTCACATGAttttgatttgttatttttcagtggctgGAACGCTGTCAACTTTTACCGattgttttttgtatgttacatgaaaaaatataatataatgtatataatagaACATATAGAGGACACataaggacatataaaatacagtgataaaaagattaaatacaataattaaatgaaacagtaataaaaaaaagagaacaactcaTTATTTTtgtccctgtggttgtcttgcaagcatttctaccttcttaaaatattgtcgaAATCTAGTCTGGAAGGAGAACCTCTTTGTAACAGCGcatggaatccatgacccctctagcattcattagcattcagtaatctttatccttaatgatatAGTGGACAAGTTGGGACCAAAAGGTCAGCCAAATATTGTGTATGCAAAGATATCCGAAttacttccatggtgatggctttccttttctttgccgcactgccgcttgggagacataatgaagcgTAAAGTAATAAgcaatgttattcttcctcattGTGGCTGAGCAGGCGCACGGGCGTGTATTCATCCGCCCAGCAAGAGGCACACGTTGCGTTCTTGTGCGTATTCTTCCACCGGCATTTGCAGTCACTACTTCTCAAGTCTTGTGTTTACgaaccaaaatgtatttttaattaatttatgggagcataCACGTCgtaaaccaaggaccacctgtatgtaCAGCACCGGTTTTCCTTAAGATGGCGTCCCTCTTCCCAAAAGACAGCCCTCGTGTTGTCAAATTCTTCGTGGCACCATAATGAGAGTCATGCGGAGGCACTATTTGCAACAGGGGCCGTGGGGGAAAACATCTGTCTTTTCCGCCAATGTCTCTCCGTGGGGGTCAGGGAAAGTCCGCTTTGACACTCAGCATTGTCGTCCACGAGTCCTGAGAAGAGACACTTTGTAGGATTCTTTCAGGACGATTATTTCCTGGGTGAAGCAGTGCACATCACCATGGAGCCAGGAATACTGGTAAGCATCTGTTTTTATTACTGAAAAACTGAATAAGGCTGCATAGGGTCCTGTCCTGTCAATCACCTTGCATGTACAGTGTCTTCTAGTTTTGCAAAACTAACGAGAAGGCCCCCTCTATCACCATGACAACCACCCTCAAAACATCGTCAGTGATCTTTAGCGCGGCAGCATGTAagttttggtgtgtttttacattttttccgcACTTCCGCAACAGACACTGAACTTGTTGTCCACTCCCAAAAGGTCTCCTTGTGCTTTCCATGTGTCCCTGTACACTGCCAGCGCATTTCGGCACGACTCCCAACATCAAGCACATCGTGGTGGGAAGGTGTTTCAGTTACATCACACTCGTTAACCCCAGCGTTAGGTAACGCATTATTATCTCACCAGAaactgtgtcttttattatgtaaaacaacattttgtcGTTTTTCTCGGTCATACACCAGGATACTCGGGGGCAGCAGAGTGCCAGGTGACAAATTCTGGCTATAATTAAAGGTTAAACGTAAAACCAATCATATTGATGATAATTATAGGAAGAAGAGGCTTCTAATAAGGTAACAATACTTCCCAAATATTCAACAAAGtcttttgttttgacttttacctttttttttaaaaaagtatttaatttttgtaattttttattttaattattaatattaatattatataattattttttaaaattgtcttgtattatatcattatattagtcatattttattatatttgccTTATTATTGTGCAAGTAAATGAATGAGTAAAttaatttcaaaatatttattggatatgtcttttttttccccaaatttgcacacatttttttgttagatttgtattttaatgattAATATAATTAATGATTTTGAAATTATAGGTTATTgcatttattgcattttattttaagatatgtatttattatattattagatcacattaaaattattattgtattgtaaattattaacattattattattatatgataaaatatgtcatattttattgtaattgttCATGCTTATGTGAGTAAATTAATCATAAATTATTTTCAAACATTctgattagatttttttttctccaaaaaatgtacttcttttttgttaatttgtattttaattatatatattaaaaattatttaaattataagttattgtattatattatatcaatatatcaataatattttattgtaattgtttGTTATTATGTGAGTAAGTTCATTAGTAAATTATTTccaataaattgtattttatttttccctttttttcaaaaattttacttattttattgttcatttgtattttaattattaataatattaatgattTAAATTATAggttattgtattatattgtaccagtatataaataatatattttcattattatttgagtaaattaattactaattattacttttttccccccaattttttttcttacattttttttaacttattaattatttgtatttattacacatattttattattattattattattattattattgcttcgTGTGTGTTATTCTTTGCTGAATATAATGAAATCATATGGTTGTTTTGCCTTATAGCTCGTTCCATctgttaccaaatatggttccagGCTAACGCTGCAGGGGTTTTCTACGTAGGTACGACTGTGAGGAGATCTGGCAACAGTTTGAGGAGGCGGTGGTCCAGCAGCCGTCTTGCGGCGTGGCCGTGGAGGACTACCGACACATGTTCCAAGCCATGCCACAAACGTGGGCCTGCGACCGGGTAGTGGactgctaactgctagctattCATTTGGAGGAGCGCTAATACTTGCCTGTTGCTTTTAATCAGTTCCTTTTCTGGAGTAAGACCAGGACACTCATACACGACTATGCGGCTGTGGTGCGTCACTTTTGGACACTGGAGGACACGCTGGTCGGTTACATGTTCAACGATCTCATTTGGTGTGGTCAACAGGAAGACTCAGGTATGCAGTACTACTTCCTGTCTTATCTCTCTGCATACGCGGCTCATTGTGATTATTTATTGCGCAGATTTCAATTTTGGTTCCTGTCCTCAGTGGTCGGCGTGTATAGATCACCCCGTGTACTCTCTGTGGAGGCAAGCTTCAAAAGATGTGAGTACTATATGCACGATAGAAGCATCCAGAACCTTCCTCCGTATGTCTTCTTTCCCTAGTTTGCAGAAACGGCATGTGGGAACATCACTGTCTTACTCAATGGGTCCATTGAGGATGCATTCAACAGGAACAGGTCTATTTCATTGTggaacatgaataacatcaagtACTTGGCCAtgatttcttgcatttttttcaaattttgtagTATGTTTGGAAGTGTGGAGCTGGACGGTCTGAATCCACACAGGGTGAACTATGTCAACATCAAGGTGGTGGCCAACCTGGATGGACCATTTATGTGAGGATTCCAAACTTTAAAGGTCCCATACTGTAATATTTTTCAGCAACATAATGCTAGATTAGCATTCTCgctgaataaaaacaaattgaTTAACagccaggctttattttaagacctGTAGCAAAGCCTGAGGAAGGAGGTCTTACTTTCCAAAAAGTAAGACCCTCATTGTTTTTCCACCACAGAGAATCCTGTGATCGAGGTTCCATCGTGGACCTGATCCACATCCTCCGGTCCAGAGGTTTCCGCTGGACCTGCTCAGACAATGACCGGTAAGTGACGTCTCACTCTGGAAGACACATGAATCGGATCTAACGCAACATCCTACGTGTCCGCAGGGTCCTGATGATCCTGCAGTGCATCCAAAACCCGGAACACTCGTCCTGCAGGACATGCGCAGACAGCCTGTCACACGGAAAGACGACATTACGTTGAACTCACGGCAACTTCGTTATTGTCCGAACTCACCCGTGCTTAGTTAGCTTCCAAGATTACGCAAAAACTACTTGACCaatttccaaaaaatgttgtaaagtgGAGAGAAAAAGGCAAAGAAGGcagacaatgtttttttttgcttggcaTATTTTGTTTggcatatttcaacattttccctTAATgagtttagagcaggggtgtccaaaacgtGGCTGGGTGCCATTTATCGGCCctgagcacattttaaaaatacaattaaacaagaaaactaccaaaaactgcaagaaaaacagaaatagagctgtaattttacaataaaaaaagtagaaataataaaataaagtcgtcgtaatactatgagaaaaaaaaaattacaataattctcataatacagtggaaccttggttagcgtaattCATTTGTTCTGGAAGGTCCGAAACGGATGTTATCCAAAcaaatttttcccacaggaaataatgtaactccaatgaatcagttccagaaagccaaaaatgctgaTTGTTATTTAGCTATTTAGCtcgctaaacaaaatggcaaccggaaccgaaAGTTACTTCACTAGTCTaggatgtcatcagtggttgttAACACAACTGTAGTTTTACAGTTattgtttgacatgcagaaaacatttccAAATGCATACAACACATatcttaccttcactgaagacgtgattcttgacgtgactgtaaaaaggaagctggtggtggtggtggatcttgttgccacattgtgtctttggtaaCGTCTTCAATTAAgttaaaaataaccttaaatgctaATTTCACCCTTACAGttgtcatttgtatgtatttagaatagttttatgcatgtaaaactataattataaaactataaaaacgaattttgtggtaacatttttgagagtccaccactgatgacatcagagATGAGCGACgtgacttccggttctggttgccattttgtttagctagctcatagcatgctaacaaggaaggactgTTTGTGattaaaatacataaagaacacatttggactcatgcagtgtgttaataacacaacaagacccGAGCCATATCGTACGCTAAGCAGAAAATGCCAGCAAACCGAGGCATAATTGGGGCGTAAACTTTctatgttaaccgaaaaacacactaactggGGTGAACACTAACTGATCCACTGTATTAGTgacaattgcatttttttttttaattaggatcgggaaaagttgtgtttttttcaatttcatattttttaatatggtTTTATAActcaaatttaatatttttaaaagattttttggttttaaacataTTAGTTGGGTCATCTACTGTATTTTGAACCTCCATTTAAAACGGGATTCAAAATCATCAACAACAAGTCAATAACAAATATGCAGGAGGCGTGCGGCTGTGAGGTGTACAATTTGGACTCTGATCCAAATTAGGCCTTTGCCTtgggccttggcagaggtctgtgcTCTTCTAGTTTCtctttaaaggtcccctattatgcaaaagtgaccttttaatgatgttctaatagTAATATGTGTGCCTCAAGTGTGTTTATGAGCCGCAAACATCTTCCTCACTTTTTTGCTCCAGGCGCTCAAACGGTTACTTTTGTAGTTCCATGAAGGGAAAACCTTCTTCCTcgtggacatgataccacctctgacccacAACTACTTCACGGAGgattgcaaaacaaaacaacaggcttcgctacacatcttaagaTAAAGCCCTGCCACTAGAGATGTTTTCCATCTGCATCAAAGCATTATTGCCTTTCGATGGCCTTCAGTATGAAGATGTGTACGTCAACTTTTAAGAAAAGACCAATCCTGACGCAAATTCtggaaaatcttttttttttttttgctgccagTTAGCCGCTTTGcgtgattcccccccccccttcttcATCCTCGACTTCCTGGAAGCGTGCGCGGGGCGTGAGTCATCTCGTCTCAGAAGAGAAGATTGTGAAAGGTGACAAGCCAATGTGTGACTTTCCCATCGTAAACACCAGAGAACACCATGTTGTGTTCTTAaccggggggggggacaaacaCTCCATTCGCAATGGCCCGGCACGTTTTTAACACACCCaggaagacacacacacgcactcgaGAGGCACATGAACGCAAGTGTCCGCTGTAAAAAATGAGCATTTCTGCTGtactattttttgggggggtgtaaATTTTCTCGAgtgaacacatttttatttaatttgagtGACGCCTTCCTTTCTGTCAAATAAACAATTTCGTATTATTCCTTATTTACTGACTTTATCCTGTCCTATTTCATTGAATTTCATATTATTGAGGTATTTTGAAGTACttgattccatttttatttcacttcaatttataattttttttattcactcaCATTCCCTTTATACAATTTGgcatacaactttatttgtattttttatttgtgtttattgttattattagtgtatttttttgCTACACTTACGtcgacattatttttatttcacttcgtattttatttgatgtatttattgattgattgatttgatttcaATTACGTATGTCACTactagaatatttttttaattattatattatatattattattaattatttcacTTCAGTTCATTTATCATGAATGCACTTGCGTTTTCTTTACTTAGTTTGGCATAAAacttcatttgtatttatttatttattataaatgagGTATTTTTGACTACATTTACTTTGACACCACTTTTGTTTcgctcattttattttatttcacttggTAATGTctagcattttatttattcgtacaacatttatttattctttaatttattgatttcaaattttacatttactttacatttccctttgtatttatttgttgatcatgtttattattatttatgatgtacATTTGACTACATTCACCttgacatcatttttatttcacttattttattttaatttcttaaaatgtttttttatgtattatgtatttaattattcatgtatattaattatatttatttttatttattaatattaattatattaattttattacatCACTTACTTGTGTCACTACTATAATATTCATTAGTactgcatttatttttgtattcagtatttatttttttatttcatttttcaaatgttcctACATTTaacttgtatttattattgtttttattattattattattaattttttattgtttttatgattttattttcttattttttatgtattatgtatttaattattcatgcgtattaattatatttattttttatttatttatattaattgattttaattttttttattaatattttatacattttcttacATCACTTACTTCTTTCACTActacgatatatatatatttttcaaatgttactacatttaacttgtttttattattttttaaattatttttatgttattatttttgtatatattctgtatttaattattcatgtatattaattatatttattatttatttctttatactaattgtattttttttaattaatattaattatattaattttatGACATCACTTACTTGTGTCACTACTATAATATTTATTagtactattttttattttaattttcaaatGTTACTGCATTTAACTTGCATTGATTTATTGTTCACCTACATGTAGATTTATCTTATTTAGTGTGCAAAAATCAGAGTATTTATGATAATAGTATCTGCACAGTATTAATATCAGatagtatttttttatcatgacGGTAGAATAGCGATCATCTTTTTGTGGTTTGACAAACCAAAACCAGATCGGAGCTTTTTGCAGCGGTGAGTTTGTCTCTTAGTCACGCGTCCTACCATAAAGAGACgtttgttaccgcttgttgatCAGCTGTTTGtactttccttttaaaaaaaaaaaaaagtgtgtcaaGTCAAGGAGGAAATCCTCGGTATAAAAAGCCAGTAGGCCACAGTGTCAGCTGCACGTGTGGAGCGACGAGGCGACAACAACATGGTGAGATTTGGAGTCATTTCAGTGTCTTTTTGcatgtacacatacacagtat encodes:
- the LOC129174085 gene encoding ADP-ribosyl cyclase/cyclic ADP-ribose hydrolase 1 yields the protein MTTTLKTSSVIFSAAACLLVLSMCPCTLPAHFGTTPNIKHIVVGRCFSYITLVNPSVRYDCEEIWQQFEEAVVQQPSCGVAVEDYRHMFQAMPQTWACDRFLFWSKTRTLIHDYAAVVRHFWTLEDTLVGYMFNDLIWCGQQEDSDFNFGSCPQWSACIDHPVYSLWRQASKDFAETACGNITVLLNGSIEDAFNRNSMFGSVELDGLNPHRVNYVNIKVVANLDGPFIESCDRGSIVDLIHILRSRGFRWTCSDNDRVLMILQCIQNPEHSSCRTCADSLSHGKTTLR